gcgatccagggacgtccgTGTGCCACTTAAACGATCGAGCACGCGGAGCAGCGCGAATTCTTGCTAACTAATACGCGGCGAGTAACGCGCGCGCGTGGATGTTCCGAGATGAAACGGCAAGGTACGCTTCCGAAGGCGCGCGAGGCCTCTTAGAAACATCCTGTACGTGCACAGGAAGAATCTTCCGCGTGCAACTGGGTAATGAAACGAGAAAGGAGGACGCGACTCATTTACCTACATCGATTTATTGCGACCAGGCTGATTATATCTGCGAGCCGCGTTTCTGCTGGCGTTACATCCACGGTGAATCACGATTTAATTGGTCCTCGCCGCGAATCGATCACCTGGCTTCTTCCACGGATCTGGCCTGGCTAAGCGTTCACCTTCTCCCCTCGCGGACGCCGCTCGGTAGCGAATCGATACGAATAACGCGCGAATTACAGCTGGCTAATGCGAGGAAATTATCTCGTCAGGATAGAGCTGAGGTTTTCACGCGAAATACCGCGTGTTGCGCGAACGAATAACAGAGGGACCTGGGACGCTTTCCAGGCGATCGTTTAATACGGTGAGTCGGATAATTCTTGTTGGCGGACGATTGGGTTTGACGGTGATTGACGTCGAGTGCGTTTCTCGAGGACTCTGAGCTGCGAATAAGAACGTCGGAGCGATAATTGGTTGCTAATAGATTGAGTCTTGCGAGGAAGAATGGCTGGGACGTTTCGAAGAACTGATTCAAAGTCGAAGACTACGAATTGTGATGGTGGATCCGATTTTTTTTTACGATTCACCGTTTATTCGATTCAGTTCTGTTAAGTCGAATTTATTGATTGTGTAGAATTCTTTTAGTTCTTTTCACTCTTTCGATGGTTGCCATGCTTGAAGTTACTTTGAAGAGCAATCGTGAGCGCTTCGCGCTTTGCAACAAGATTATTCCAGCCGCAATTTTTGTGCTCCTTTAAATACAAAGGAATACAAAGCACGATATGCATCGCATATATTGTATGCAAAAACTCCAGCATGTTTGATCAACGAGGCAGACGAATTCTTCCTTGCAACATTTATGCAACTTCCGAACGACCGTGCCTACACAGCCTCTTACATCGAGATCACGTGTAGCGTTTCTTCTTTCTGCTACCTTCTGGCGAGCATCGCGTTCGATGTTTCATTTATCATCAGCCATCGATCGCGTAAAAGATTGCAAACTTTTTTGCTCAGTCTGAATCAGAAAGAAGTTTCCCAATGTTGAATTTCTCAATTATAAGCTGCTACGTTCGCAGCGTTAATCGATACAAACAATTATTTCAAACACATCGTAATGACGTATAATAAatcatatgtatatacatatatactaaCATTTAACATGTCAATTTATGGATTACTATTACGCGCGCAGAACATTCAACCACACATATACAGTGATAGAAAGTTTTAACACGACAAATGCCATGGTGCTATTTAATTTTTAGTGGCATGGAGGCACCTGGTAACCGCAACACCAATATTAACAGAATAAATGTCAATGCTTATAAATTTCTCGAAACTACCATCGTTACTACAATGATACGAAGGAATTAATACAGTACAAGACATATACAAATAATTTATACAATAAACAATTCGTATTGGCGCCACGGGCAACCTACATAAAATTAGCGTGACATTCAACTAGTTAATTAACAatttgacgcaaatgacgtctatagccgtcagatccttggcgaATATGTAGGCAAATGACGGACATACACTTGTTAATCATTGAGTAACACATCTAGAAGAAAAAGTGATAGAATGCCTGACAgcatattagttgtttttttcttttagcaaatgacgattatacccgtcgaaagtttttggggaaaaactgtggccaaatgtgataattttcactccCAAACGTACAACTTGCACCCGATTTTATCTGGCAGTgataaacaatcgaaaaaaaaagTGTCTCTGAGCACGATCATAAAGTCAAAAatgcgcgtcaacgtgttaaatagAAAAGTCTCAAGTATTATTCAACTTCTTTGCGACCAATACCTTCAATGACAAAATTAAACTCTCCCTCTAAAAACGAAACACAAACCCTTTTCGCTGCTCCAATTTCCACGCTCGAAACCGAAATGAAAAGCACCGCTCGCGAGAATTCGCGCCGTCAAAGCGAGTCTAAACCGCGCGCGACCCTTCTGAAAACGCAACATCCCTCGAGCCGTACCCCTCCTGTTCCGCTCGTCCTTCAATCTCGAGAGATCCTCGCGTTGCACTCTCGTTACGTAATCCCGAAAAAATGCCTCGCGGCGGCGTCGCGTCTCCCAGACGCGTTTGACCCTTCTTGGAGCCGCGCGTCGGGTCGCGCCCACGCGTGGACGCATCTGCCCCTCCGCGTTCGCCATTCGCGCGCCCTTCGGCTTTTCATTTAACGCGGCAGATTAATTCGCGCCGGTAAATCACGGCCGGGTGGATATATTCGTCTGCGAGGGTATCGGTGCCGCGGCCAGCATTGTATGTTAATGCCAATTGGCCCCGGAATAATGCCGCAAGTGCATCGGACGCGAGCAGATGCCGGGTTTTCGCAGGTGAACAGGCCGTAGGGACGGCCGCCTCTTCGTCTATGGCGCCAGGATTATCGTTGGTCGCCGCTGTGATTGCGCGGCTACGATGATACGCGCACCCGGTCGTTCGCGTGGCTACGTTTCCACGATGCGAACGATAACTGGGATCGCGCTTAGACGTTCGTTAGATCGAATAAGCTGCGTGGGTTTGCTCGCGTGGATTTGTTTGGTCTGCAGAATTCGTGGGGCGGGTAACACGAGTTGGTAAATTGTATTCAAATTAACGCTTAAGTGGCTCTTTCGCGGAATGATGTTTAAGTGTGTGACAAGATTCTGTGTATTTTAGGAAATACACTTTTTCTAGGGAAATTATTTTGTATTTCTTGAAAAAGATTTGTAAACAAAATCTTTAGAGAGTGTGAAGATACCATTGAACTTATAAAAtgtatcaaagtatattctgtTGGTCTAGGGGTGGACGTCAAGAATTTTTTCGTAAGACAGTCTAGTTAAGTTCAATTTTATCTGATTATAGCGAGAGCACAATAAATAAATTGAATAAAACTACGGCTATcttatttaatttatatttagtTTATTTTTATGGTACAATTCATGCATTTTCTAAAATGCAAAATTAACTAATGAATGTGCAATCATTTTAAAAAGTGCACTCCTCCGCTAACCATCGCTTCCGCAAAGTGGACTACGAGCCAAAACGATTGCCTACCTCTGAGTTAACCTACAGTAGAGAAAGAACACATTAATGTGTTGCCGGACGGTTAAGTGTTAAAATTACCGGCGATTAAAGTGTCATTAGTATCAGCTTTAGTTGGTATATTCAGAAAAATACTTATGTTGTGAAAAATTATACTATCAGTCAATCTGACTGCTTTGATAGTTCTAGCGTTGGTGTAGAATATATGAACTTTGGTTTTCGCTGTTTTTACCACAAATTTTATGATTCTAAATTTATGTAACAATGTTGCATTAAAAAGAATTATAGGTAATGATAACACGTGTTCCAATCGAATTTCATATCCCTCATTATAATTTATTCTTTACTTCTTTAATAAGAGTTTACGTCACGTATCAATTGCGATGCTAGTTTTTTAATTATACACTAAATTGGTTATTTATCGCAGACTGTGCTCGCAATTTCCCCACTGACGAACTTGGTACAATACACGTATTAATCGAAGGGGGCGCAGAGGATGAAAGGGTTGCGTTACGAATATCAAGTTTCGAGCAAATTGAGTTTAAAATTAATCTGCCTGTGTTTAACAGCATGTTACGTACCCACCCATCTCACCTATTCCGTGTTTGTTCCCTCGATAATCAAATAAAACGGGCCTTGCATCCACCTCTGTCTTAACTGATAAATAAAAATCCAAACCGTGTCGATGCAAAATTCGTAAATTACACGAGCGCGTATTTAccgtatttaaaaaaaaaagtgatcGATCCTTTTATCGTATCGTGCGATATTACAACGATACGATAATGTGGCTTTAACGAGAGACAAAGATCAAAGTCGagatcatttttgtttctcgaaTTTAAACCAAGACGATCCTCGCGAGTACAACTGGAGAGTACGAGAAATTAATCTGCATTTGCCTCGACGTCCCACCGCTTACATTGTTCTGTAACTCGGAGCCTTGACAATGTAACAACCGAACCGAGAGCCCCGCGATTATGTACCCCGTGGCCCGTGCGCAACGCGTTAAGCACCGCGAACGATGTTCAACAGCGTTTTCGGTTATGGTCCATCGACGATGTTCGTGTTTCATCCTCTGCTCGACGCGTGTAACCAGGCCACGCTTATGCATCGCGTAATCAAGTCTGTTGGGACAACCATCTGATCCGGTGTACGCGCTCGGATGTTTATCTTGAAATTCTGAAGAGACCTGCTCTTCGCTCCCGCAGATGAATGTTCCGAGAATGAGACCTCGTTCCGTGCTTTAGCTTCGAGACGTTTCGAGGTGAATTCGAGTTTTATTTCAATCGGTGAAAGAGTAACCGGAAAAtggtattaaataattaatccAACTCGAGTGCTGGAAACGTAGACGAAGCGGAAGCGGTTTTGAGAGAAGAACGTTCAGAAGCAGAATTTGAAACGACTCATTGTCTTCTGATTTGTACTTTTGGAAGTTGTTTGATCGAATCAGCGCGTTCAACATCAAGTTTGTGACTTCTGATACTCTACTGGCAGCAAGTTTGTTCACAGAAGTGAGATAATGTCATCGACAAATGTTTTGTAATGAGTGTCTAATGCAATCTAAATTCAAATCAGTAGTAACTTTACATCTTTAAAATTGTAATTATCTAATGTATATATTTTgtggtatttaaaaaaaaaagtagaatgACACTCTTAATATCTTATTAGAAataatgtatttaatttaattCTGTTTGTAAAATATCTCAGAATTGAAATACCAATTTTCAATGCCGCGTTAAGACAGATGGTTACATCGAGTTTGCTGTCTACTATCGAAATGATCCCCACAGGCGAAAGCCAATTTTCTCGTTAAAAAAAGGCAAGTGTCAGCGATCAAGCTCTTTTGACGCGGGAAAATCAATATTCGTCTGAAAAAACGTCCTACTTATCAAACGCCCTCGACACGGTGAAACCAATTTTCTCTTGAAAGAAAATTCTTTCTGGGATCTCATCTGCATATCAAATGCTTTTGACGAGGGAAAATCAATTTTCTCCCGCGGAATTCCATTCGCCCGGCGCTTGTAACGCGCGCAAATCAATTTTCGACTGAAACGAAATAGTCCCCGACGAATCCGCACGAAATTTTTTTGCTCCAAAGAAACTGTTCGTCAACGTCAATTTAATACTACTCGACGTATAAAATGTTGTAACGTAAAGGCGAATGTTTTTAAAAGAATCTCAACTCGCCTTtctttaaccagttaagtgcgttcgacgtgtatactcgtcgtgtaaaataaaaaattaccattcactataaaaactcgaaatctcaataaaatgtaaaaggaacattatttggtggtatgttccctttatataaatagcttgaaattgtttaaactattttcttagttttcttgtttattcttgctctcttcaatttttcttgtttatgtattttattatttttactttACCGAGTCGACAACAAAGTATTTTTTTATATACAAAGAATGAACTTTCTTTAATTTTGTTTCCCATTTCGTTCGATGATCTTGTGACAGATATCGAATACCAAAAAAGCAAAACAATAACACCTTCGAAACAATCGCAACACTATCTACATACGAACAACTCAATGAAATTTCTCGAACGAACATTTTTTCACCGAAAATAGACAGCGATACTATAAAGCTGCAAAGACGAATGTAACGAACAACGAGACATTAAAGTCAGCAAAGGGGACATTAAATCGACGTGTGCCGCTGTTTAAGAGCAGGCTTAAAGGGATCTCGCGATCAGCTTAACCCTCGCCTCGAGGGAGGTTTCGTCGCGGTGAAAAATGTAGCAGCTTACCGCAGTAATGGACCAGGATATGAAGAGTACCGGCGTGAATCCGAGAGTCGCACCAGGAAGTGGTGTCGACCTGGGGCTCGAAGAGAGAGAGGTCGAGGCCCTCCATGTCGCTTTCGCCGCAGGAGTCGCTCAGGGGCTCGAAATTCCCGGCGTTTCCCACCTCGTCCTCGTTGGTGATGTCCTCCGAAAGATTCTCGCCGCCTCCGCCGCGGCATCGCGTCGGTGTCAACGCCATTTTCCAAGGACTTCCGCGAAAGCCGTTCACCCAGCGAGCCCGCGCGGGCTCCCCTTTTTTTCTCGCGCGCCGCTCGAGAGGCGGGCACCACCTTTGGGTGTCGACAGTGAATTTTTTGAGAACGCTTCCCGGCCGTTCACTGATCGACCTGAATCATCGTCGTTGCGGACGAGACCGTGCCGTCGCttcgcggcagcagcagcagcaccagCTCTCGATACGGAAACTGAAAACACACGCGGCGATACCGCGCGGTCAAACAACAACGCGGCTCCAAGTGGCGACGAAAGTGAACCGAGGCATATCGTGACTCTTCTGTGTGTGCGTTCTAGCGACATAGCCGCTTTCAGTTATCCGCTGGCTTAATTGCCGGCTGTAAATTAGCCGAGGCGAGTTCGCGTAAACGAGTGTCCTAATAGAGCGACGGTCTGGAACGTCGCATCGAGAGTGGATCGATTTAGATCGCGTGCTTTTGTCGCTTTTCATTCAGATTTCtcgcagtttttttttttttgtttacatCCTAGACAGCGTTGCGTGTTAGACTGCTACTGTAGCCTACAAGGTATATCTTTATGCATCAGCAAGCCTCAATTTTCAATGCATCGATTTAAAAATAACAATTCTTCCAAGTAACGAGgtatattaaattcatttttaatTCTATCGCTTCGTAGAGAGGTGTTCGTCGTAAAGTATTCGAGGAATCGCGGCTAGATTGATGATGGCTCCGTGACGAGACGATCCGCGAACGGAACGATaacgtgtaatttttgaaaacgTCGTCACGGCGATGTTTCCGGGATGAGAGGGGTATGAAAAGGGTCCGTGTGTAGTGGATCAAAGTTATGTACGTCCGTGACACGCGAGAGAACCGAGTGCACTCGCGGTGCCACGGTTCTGAAAGTGGTCGCTCTCGTGTCTGAAACGCGAAGACCCTCTTTAATTAAGCGAGCTTGTGTAATTAATTGCCTGTTCCCGGTCCATCCCCCGCGCGACATGTCAACGAGAGTTATGACCTATCCAACAACACCGTATAAGTGCCCTTCGCCGGGCCGGACGATCCAAAGCGGCGACCAGCTTCTTCCTTTTGGCTTCTTTTCGCTCGGGAATAAAATTGATGAGAGGAGATTTGAACAAAGCGGCCGAGAACGGCCGAGATTGACGTATCGGCGGATCTCAATGGCGTGAGATTAGAACGAATGGTTCGCGTGCAAGCCGATCGGATGGGGAACGTGTATCGTGACTGGTCGATGACGATAATGTAACGCGATAATCGTGCATAGATTTATCGACGGGTATTTCTTTTTTCAAATACAACTTAAATACTTTAGAGTACAATTGGGATCGATGAAAAGTTGAACAATTTCTTTCAATCGTTCAATTTATAAATTGTAGATTAAGCGAAGAGAAGAGAAATATAAGCACATTAATTATACGACGATTAATGTTACAAaggaagagggagagaaaggtACTTTAAACGAAGGTACCTTAGTGAGACATTCTTTCATTCTGGACACGTTACAAAAAtccaattcgaagaaaaattgaatGTAACCGGATAAACAATTGTTTTCAATCGTTGAATTTATAAATTGTAGATTAAGCGGTGAAGAGAAGAGAAATGTAAGCACATTAATTATACGACGATTAATGTTACAAaggaagagggagagaaaggtACTTTAAACGAAGGTACCTTAGTGAGACATTCTTTCATTCTGGACACGTTACAAAAAtccaattcgaagaaaaattgaatGTAACCGGATAAACAATTGTTTTCAATCGTTGAATTTATAAATTGTAGATTAAGCGGTGAAGAGAAGAGAAATGTAAGCGGATTAATTGTACGACGATTAATGTTACaaatgaagagagagagaaaggtactTTAAACGAAGGTACCTTAGTGAGACATTCTTTCATTCTGGACACGTTACAAAAATCCTTTTAATCACACGATTTTCCAGCATGTAAACGAGCGGGCAACAGTTGTCCGCTTTCGAATGTAAACGACCAGCTTTATCTGCTAAACACCGGGAGGAGTGAAGCAATTTAGATTCTGGTCTAAGTTAAAGCGAAAGCGATTCTTCCAGCCCGTCGCGCGCGCTGCGTGGAATTAGTGCGTGGACTTTCTGAAGATGAATGCATTGTTATGAGTAGAAGCGTAGGATGCTTACGTTACGGTATACGTGACTTTGAGTACTAAATAAAATGTCGAGAGAAGTGGGTGCTTAGACAGTGGGTCTCGCTGCACGTCGTacaattttacatttaaatggCCCCATGTGACATATGTTAAAATGACAATCTGTTCTTGTCTTTATAGTGTactacgacatcgcgtttattttttttttcgtgtAGCAATAACAATTTTTAAATCGTAAATATTATTCCTAAGtgtcttcattttttttttttaaacagggAGGAAAAGATTAATGTACGAATATTTCTAACTGTCTGAATTTTATTGAAATGTAAATACTTTCAAGTTATTACGCATTCTACACGACCTATGCATCAAAACTCTTGAATAATTAATACGATTAACCTTCGAGGTGTATCTCTGCTAGTATGGTATCATAATGCAAGGTGTGGGCGACGGAAACCTTTTGAAATTTATGCATTGCTGTAAACGGAGCTAAAATACCCGACCTAGAGTGAACCAAGATGACGCATAGCTATCCTGTCGCACATTATCATCCTTCAAACGTCAAAGTTTATCTATATTATATAATGATGGATAATACCAAATTTCCATTCCTCTGGatttatagaaaaaaaaaacacgaaaAATAGAGAAAACAACTACATTTCTTACATAATTTTCGTTTATAGAAAATTCAGGGAAACTCGTTAATCTCCAAGTTTATCCATATTATATAGTGATGGATAATACCAAATTTCCTTTCCTCTGAATttatagaaaaagaaaaacggaAAATAGAGGAAACAGCTACATTTCTTATATAATGTTCTTTTATAGAAAATTCAGGGAAACCCGTTAATCTCCAGTTTCGGTGCACGAGAGTGCACTTTGGCCCCCAGAATTTGTTCCCCCTTTACTTTTCGTACGAGATGAGGGGGGTGTTCACTTTCGGCTGAAACCGCAAGTTAACGCGACGTGAACCGGCCAGGGGACATTAATTACTCGATGCCCGTGAACGAGATATATCGCGACGGCAGCGTGGCGTGCTCTTATGTCGATAAATTATTAACACATATTTACACGGGCCGCTTCCTGTGCCAACCGTCGCCCGCCACTGCGGATGCAAAAGCGAAAAAACCAGTTTCGTTGAAAAAGGATAACGGTGTGCGAGGAGCCCGCATGCCGAAGGCAGCTTCGCACGATGAAAATCTATTACTCGTGCTCGCGGTTGTTGGCCCAACAATCCTTTCCTCCCGAAACGCTGAAATTTTCAATTACGAGTTGCCGCTTCGATTGTTGTCCGAAGCAGGAGCCCATTTCAGGGACCGTTCCGAACTAACTCCTTTTCTCGAAACGCTCTGCTCGACATCGAAATTTCGAGGCGAAACGCGCGCGATTTTGGACTTTAAACTGCTTGCTGCTGCACCAAAAGAGTAAGAATAAATTTCTATCGTTGCAAACGACGAGAGGGTGCAAAGAAAATGTTGTATACAACGAATATGTAACGTCTTAGGTTGCTTCGTATTAGCAGATATTCATAATCGAACACACTTAACCCTTCGGCCCGGCTACGACCAATTGCGAGTCCCAACAAGAACTAAAATGATGAtgatcatcatcatcattaacTTAGCCGAACGGGGCTTAAGAACTCCTGGGGAAGAGAGCACGATAACATCGAACGGTCGTTAGAACGTTAAATCAGCCGAGTCTAGGCTAGCCGCGCAGGTTGGTCAAAACCGATTAGCCGGCGTTGCGCGCGCGACCACGTGCAAAGATCAAGATCGCGCGGGTACACGGCGAAGATCGCGTCAAGTGAACTGGTTTCGCGGATACCGTAGCGAGCGTgacgcgtgcgtgcgtgcgtgcgtgcgctcGCGTATGCACGCGGCCATCGGCTCTCTCACCGAGCGAGATTGGGAAAAAGGAGTAAAAAGGCGATTGAGAGAagagagatggagagagagagagagagagagagggaagaggAAAAAGGAAGAGAGGCGAAAGGCAGAGGAAAAGCATAGCCAGCGTGCTGCAGGTCGTTCGCATCCGAGTTCGAAGTTGGCGGGCGAGCCTGTAATCGTTTCGTGACTACGGAGTAGAGAATCCGTTGCCCTTCTTTCTTTTCGGCTGCCTTTTCCAGCCGTCGAGGCACGATCAAAAAGTACGAGCCTATGGGA
This is a stretch of genomic DNA from Xylocopa sonorina isolate GNS202 chromosome 8, iyXylSono1_principal, whole genome shotgun sequence. It encodes these proteins:
- the LOC143426280 gene encoding uncharacterized protein LOC143426280, which produces MALTPTRCRGGGGENLSEDITNEDEVGNAGNFEPLSDSCGESDMEGLDLSLFEPQVDTTSWCDSRIHAGTLHILVHYCVGGRDVRRAATCTIGRGRTCFSTALGLRVATLGTTAAIDRGRRSGGRTGNSQPQGSQHRVSDR